From Lycium ferocissimum isolate CSIRO_LF1 chromosome 12, AGI_CSIRO_Lferr_CH_V1, whole genome shotgun sequence, one genomic window encodes:
- the LOC132039479 gene encoding uncharacterized protein LOC132039479: protein MERGSCNDTLDRELARHIKDNIKVPDGEEDDEPCWMLETNGKFSVKSAWEFLRHRESKQTSYRFIWEKGLPIKISFFMWRVWKGRISTDDILKRMMINIPSRCWCCEEHKEETVVHLFLTSSIAVKLWKFFASCAGIPTDGVGLHQMIMAWWTAETKPKLQPIYRAMPAVIMCTLVDTKPKVYYAKVLWRMPPLGRLKCNTDGACRGNHGISSFRFCIIDSNGDLVYAEAQQMGIATNMEAENLRDHKNGTEVLKEHNIQQLLIGDRFTCPSKYLTRYMDHSMEPRNRIEEIKRT, encoded by the exons ATGGAACGTGGAAGCTGTAATGATACTCTAGATCGAGAATTGGCTCGGCATATCAAGGATAATATCAAAGTTCCGGatggagaagaagatgatgaaccATGTTGGATGTTGGAAACAAATGGCAAATTCTCAGTTAAATCTGCATGGGAATTTCTTAGGCATAGAGAGAGCAAACAAACCAGCTATAGGTTTATATGGGAGAAAGGGTTGCCTATAAAGATAAGCTTTTTTATGTGGAGGGTGTGGAAAGGGAGAATCTCTACAGATGATATATTAAAAAGGATGATGATCAATATACCATCAAGATGCTGGTGCTGTGAGGAGCATAAGGAGGAAACTGTAGTTCACTTATTTCTAACATCTTCCATAGCTGTCAAGTTATGGAAGTTTTTTGCTTCTTGTGCAGGTATTCCCACAGATGGAGTTGGTCTACATCAAATGATCATGGCATGGTGGACTGCTGAGACAAAACCAAAATTGCAACCTATTTATAGAGCAATGCCAGCAGTGATCATGTG CACCTTAGTAGATACAAAACCAAAAGTTTATTATGCTAAGGTGTTGTGGAGGATGCCACCTTTAGGGAGATTAAAATGTAATACAGATGGGGCATGCAGAGGCAATCATGGGATCAGTTCATTTAGATTCTGCATCATAGATAGCAATGGAGATTTGGTTTATGCAGAAGCACAACAAATGGGAATAGCAACAAACATGGAAGCGGAAAATTTGCGAGACCATAAAAATGGCACCGAAGTTCTCAAAGAACACAACATTCAACAGCTTTTAATCGGAGACCGATTCACTTGTCCTTCAAAATATCTTACAAGATACATGGATCACTCCATGGAACCGAGAAATCGTATTGAAGAGATCAAACGGACATGA